The Phyllopteryx taeniolatus isolate TA_2022b chromosome 7, UOR_Ptae_1.2, whole genome shotgun sequence genome has a segment encoding these proteins:
- the cherp gene encoding calcium homeostasis endoplasmic reticulum protein isoform X1 has protein sequence METPTPPEDQELRNVIDKLAQFVARNGPEFEKMTMDKQKDNPKFSFLFGGDYFSYYKCKLALAQQQHPSTHDGEECKSEELYNPGALDVLDIPPPPVPMMAPPASAAAASGTTPAMDDVIQQSLWNLQHQEQHLHTLRQEQVSAAIAAAAEEQIQKLIAETHLDVAEMDSLLQPIIDTCTKDAISAGKNWMFNNAKTPQHCELMTSHLRNRIAAEGAHFELRLHLIYLTNDVLHHCQRKQQKDLLAALQKVVVPIYCTSFLAVEEEKQQKITRLLQLWEKNGYFDEETIQQLQNPALGLGQYQASLITEYAGVVQPIQLAFQQQIQVLKSQHEDFVASLQQQPATQLPPPAADAEKPMTTQAAEAKPPMSGPPPGEFDEAPSRSQDPSNPGGPSDLPPKPAWYDSQHMGPWNPNQPPPFDPNQPPPPCPPWNSHEGMWNDQREPGNWSGGPPRDGGPWSGPDPGPPSWNSYDQQPPWGNQPEQPPWGQREPPFPPRMQRPPHFRGPFPPHQQQPPPFNQPPPPHSFGRFPSRFMQDDFPPRHHYDRSPYTPHRFDYSQGDFPRDMPGPPPPPPHHSNQRLPPSGMGGDHPPWGGSQHPDYGPPPPHGFNGHSPHVRHRQPPVPVQDDPSLVPNVPYFDLPAGLMAPLVKLEDYDYKPLDPKDIRLPPPMPPSERLLAAVEAFYSPPSHDRPRNSEGWEQNGLYEFFRAKMRARRKKGQEKRNSVRVSSRSRSRSGSRGRSSSPSSSRSSKSRSRSRSRSRSSRSRSRSRSYSRSRSRSGSRSSRSRSRSRSRSRSPTRRRRGHKSRSSSPPSTSSAGGAASSKGPPDSRLGEENKGHQLLMKMGWSGSGGLGAKEQGIQDPIKGGDIRDKWDQYKGVGVSLDDPYENYRRNKSFNFVARMKAREEVNREPQEAPPAE, from the exons ATGGAAACCCCCACGCCGCCGGAAG ATCAAGAGCTTCGCAACGTGATCGACAAGCTGGCCCAGTTCGTGGCCCGGAATGGTCCCGAGTTCGAGAAGATGACCATGGACAAGCAGAAGGACAACCCCAAGTTCTCCTTCCTGTTCGGTGGCGACTACTTCAGCTACTACAAGTGCAAGCTGGCTCTGGCGCAGCAGCAGC ATCCCTCTACCCACGATGGGGAGGAGTGTAAATCTGAAG AACTCTACAACCCGGGCGCCTTGGACGTGCTGGACATCCCGCCGCCGCCTGTGCCCATGATGGCGCCACCggcctccgccgccgccgcctccggcACCACGCCCGCCATGGATGACGTCATCCAGCAGAGTCTGTGGAACCTGCAGCACCAGGAGCAACATCTGCACACGCTCAGACAG GAACAAGTGAGCGCAGCCATCGCGGCGGCGGCAGAGGAGCAGATCCAGAAGTTGATCGCGGAAACTCATCTGGACGTCGCCGAGATGGACAGCCTGCTGCAGCCCATCATTGACACGTGCACCAAAGACGCCATTTCG GCGGGAAAGAACTGGATGTTCAACAACGCCAAGACGCCGCAGCACTGCGAGCTGATGACGTCGCACCTTCGCAACCGCATCGCTGCTGAGGGAGCGCATTTTGAGCTCCGCCTACATCTCATCTACCTGACCAATGACGTGCTACATCACTG CCAGCGCAAGCAGCAGAAGGATTTGTTGGCGGCGCTGCAGAAGGTTGTGGTTCCAATCTACTGCACCAGCTTCTTGGCTgtggaggaggagaagcagCAGAAGATCACCAGG CTGTTGCAGCTGTGGGAGAAGAACGGCTACTTCGATGAGGAGACCATTCAGCAACTCCAGAATCCAGCTCTCGGTCTGGGCCAGTACCAG GCCTCGCTGATCACCGAGTACGCCGGCGTGGTCCAGCCCATCCAGCTGGCCTTCCAGCAGCAGATCCAAGTCCTCAAGAGCCAGCACGAAGACTTTGTGGCCAGCCTCCAGCAGCAGCCCGCCACCCAGCTGCCGCCGCCGGCCGCTGACGCGGAGAAGCCCATGACCACGCAAGCAG CCGAGGCGAAGCCCCCAATGTCGGGTCCTCCGCCGGGCGAGTTTGACGAAGCGCCGTCGCGATCCCAGGACCCCAGCAACCCCGGCGGACCCTCCGACCTCCCCCCCAAGCCCGCGTGGTACGACTCCCAGCACATGGGCCCGTGGAACCCCAACCAACCG CCTCCTTTCGACCCGAACCAGCCGCCCCCGCCGTGTCCGCCCTGGAACAGCCACGAGGGGATGTGGAACGACCAGAGGGAGCCGGGCAACTGGAGCGGGGGTCCGCCCAGAGACGGGGGGCCCTGGAGCGGTCCCGATCCGGGTCCTCCTTCTTGGAACTCGTACGACCAGCAGCCTCCGTGGGGGAACCAGCCCGAGCAGCCGCCCTGGGGCCAGAGGGAGCCGCCCTTTCCGCCCCGCATGCAG AGGCCACCCCACTTCAGAGGCCCCTTTCCCCCCCACCAGCAGCAGCCGCCGCCCTTCAACCAGCCCCCGCCGCCGCACTCTTTCGGACGCTTCCCGTCGCGCTTCATGCAGGACGACTTCCCTCCGCGACACCACTACGACCGGTCGCCCTACACGCCTCACCGCTTCGACTACTCTCAGGGAGACTTCCCCAGGG ACATGCCGGGTCCGCCGCCGCCCCCTCCCCACCACTCCAACCAGAGGCTCCCCCCCTCCGGCATGGGGGGCGACCATCCTCCGTGGGGGGGATCCCAGCACCCAGACTACGGGCCTCCGCCCCCCCACGGGTTCAACGGCCATTCGCCGCACGTGCGCCACCGGCAGCCCCCGGTTCCCGTCCAGGACGACCCCAGCCTGGTGCCCAACGTTCCCTACTTCGACCTTCCTGCCGGCCTCATGGCGCCGCTGGTCAAA CTGGAGGACTACGACTATAAACCTCTGGATCCAAAAGACATCCGCCTGCCACCCCCCATGCCCCCGAGCGAACGCCTGCTGGCCGCCGTGGAAGCCTTCTACAGCCCCCCCTCCCACGACCGGCCCCGCAACAG CGAAGGATGGGAACAGAACGGCCTGTACGAGTTCTTCCGGGCCAAGATGAGAGCGCGCAGAAAAAAAGGTCAAGAGAAGCGCAACAG CGTTCGTGTGAGCAGTCGTTCCAGGAGTCGCTCGGGCAGCCGGGGCAGATCCTCCTCGCCGTCCAGTTCTCGCTCCTCCAAGTCCAGGTCCAGGTCCAGGTCCAGGTCTCGCTCCTCACGCTCCCGAAGCCGCTCACGATCCTACTCGCGCTCCAG GTCCAGGAGTGGATCCAGGTCGTCGCGGAGTCGCTCTCGCTCCAGGTCGCGTTCACGCTCGCCCACCAGGAGGCGCCGAGGACATAAATCACGCAGCTCCTCACCACC CTCCACGTCGTCCGCCGGCGGCGCCGCCTCCTCCAAAGGCCCCCCCGACTCCCGCTTGGGCGAGGAGAACAAAGGACATCAGCTCCTCATGAAGATGG GCTGGAGTGGCTCTGGTGGTCTGGGTGCCAAGGAGCAGGGCATCCAGGACCCCATCAAAGGAGGCGACATCCGCGACAAGTGGGACCAGTACAAGGGCGTCGGCGTCTCCCTGGACGACCCCTACGAGAACTATCGCAGGAACAAGAGCTTCAACTTTGTGGCGCGCATGAAGGCGCGAGAGGAAG TGAACCGAGAACCTCAGGAGGCTCCTCCCGcggaatga
- the cherp gene encoding calcium homeostasis endoplasmic reticulum protein isoform X2 produces METPTPPEDQELRNVIDKLAQFVARNGPEFEKMTMDKQKDNPKFSFLFGGDYFSYYKCKLALAQQQQLYNPGALDVLDIPPPPVPMMAPPASAAAASGTTPAMDDVIQQSLWNLQHQEQHLHTLRQEQVSAAIAAAAEEQIQKLIAETHLDVAEMDSLLQPIIDTCTKDAISAGKNWMFNNAKTPQHCELMTSHLRNRIAAEGAHFELRLHLIYLTNDVLHHCQRKQQKDLLAALQKVVVPIYCTSFLAVEEEKQQKITRLLQLWEKNGYFDEETIQQLQNPALGLGQYQASLITEYAGVVQPIQLAFQQQIQVLKSQHEDFVASLQQQPATQLPPPAADAEKPMTTQAAEAKPPMSGPPPGEFDEAPSRSQDPSNPGGPSDLPPKPAWYDSQHMGPWNPNQPPPFDPNQPPPPCPPWNSHEGMWNDQREPGNWSGGPPRDGGPWSGPDPGPPSWNSYDQQPPWGNQPEQPPWGQREPPFPPRMQRPPHFRGPFPPHQQQPPPFNQPPPPHSFGRFPSRFMQDDFPPRHHYDRSPYTPHRFDYSQGDFPRDMPGPPPPPPHHSNQRLPPSGMGGDHPPWGGSQHPDYGPPPPHGFNGHSPHVRHRQPPVPVQDDPSLVPNVPYFDLPAGLMAPLVKLEDYDYKPLDPKDIRLPPPMPPSERLLAAVEAFYSPPSHDRPRNSEGWEQNGLYEFFRAKMRARRKKGQEKRNSVRVSSRSRSRSGSRGRSSSPSSSRSSKSRSRSRSRSRSSRSRSRSRSYSRSRSRSGSRSSRSRSRSRSRSRSPTRRRRGHKSRSSSPPSTSSAGGAASSKGPPDSRLGEENKGHQLLMKMGWSGSGGLGAKEQGIQDPIKGGDIRDKWDQYKGVGVSLDDPYENYRRNKSFNFVARMKAREEVNREPQEAPPAE; encoded by the exons ATGGAAACCCCCACGCCGCCGGAAG ATCAAGAGCTTCGCAACGTGATCGACAAGCTGGCCCAGTTCGTGGCCCGGAATGGTCCCGAGTTCGAGAAGATGACCATGGACAAGCAGAAGGACAACCCCAAGTTCTCCTTCCTGTTCGGTGGCGACTACTTCAGCTACTACAAGTGCAAGCTGGCTCTGGCGCAGCAGCAGC AACTCTACAACCCGGGCGCCTTGGACGTGCTGGACATCCCGCCGCCGCCTGTGCCCATGATGGCGCCACCggcctccgccgccgccgcctccggcACCACGCCCGCCATGGATGACGTCATCCAGCAGAGTCTGTGGAACCTGCAGCACCAGGAGCAACATCTGCACACGCTCAGACAG GAACAAGTGAGCGCAGCCATCGCGGCGGCGGCAGAGGAGCAGATCCAGAAGTTGATCGCGGAAACTCATCTGGACGTCGCCGAGATGGACAGCCTGCTGCAGCCCATCATTGACACGTGCACCAAAGACGCCATTTCG GCGGGAAAGAACTGGATGTTCAACAACGCCAAGACGCCGCAGCACTGCGAGCTGATGACGTCGCACCTTCGCAACCGCATCGCTGCTGAGGGAGCGCATTTTGAGCTCCGCCTACATCTCATCTACCTGACCAATGACGTGCTACATCACTG CCAGCGCAAGCAGCAGAAGGATTTGTTGGCGGCGCTGCAGAAGGTTGTGGTTCCAATCTACTGCACCAGCTTCTTGGCTgtggaggaggagaagcagCAGAAGATCACCAGG CTGTTGCAGCTGTGGGAGAAGAACGGCTACTTCGATGAGGAGACCATTCAGCAACTCCAGAATCCAGCTCTCGGTCTGGGCCAGTACCAG GCCTCGCTGATCACCGAGTACGCCGGCGTGGTCCAGCCCATCCAGCTGGCCTTCCAGCAGCAGATCCAAGTCCTCAAGAGCCAGCACGAAGACTTTGTGGCCAGCCTCCAGCAGCAGCCCGCCACCCAGCTGCCGCCGCCGGCCGCTGACGCGGAGAAGCCCATGACCACGCAAGCAG CCGAGGCGAAGCCCCCAATGTCGGGTCCTCCGCCGGGCGAGTTTGACGAAGCGCCGTCGCGATCCCAGGACCCCAGCAACCCCGGCGGACCCTCCGACCTCCCCCCCAAGCCCGCGTGGTACGACTCCCAGCACATGGGCCCGTGGAACCCCAACCAACCG CCTCCTTTCGACCCGAACCAGCCGCCCCCGCCGTGTCCGCCCTGGAACAGCCACGAGGGGATGTGGAACGACCAGAGGGAGCCGGGCAACTGGAGCGGGGGTCCGCCCAGAGACGGGGGGCCCTGGAGCGGTCCCGATCCGGGTCCTCCTTCTTGGAACTCGTACGACCAGCAGCCTCCGTGGGGGAACCAGCCCGAGCAGCCGCCCTGGGGCCAGAGGGAGCCGCCCTTTCCGCCCCGCATGCAG AGGCCACCCCACTTCAGAGGCCCCTTTCCCCCCCACCAGCAGCAGCCGCCGCCCTTCAACCAGCCCCCGCCGCCGCACTCTTTCGGACGCTTCCCGTCGCGCTTCATGCAGGACGACTTCCCTCCGCGACACCACTACGACCGGTCGCCCTACACGCCTCACCGCTTCGACTACTCTCAGGGAGACTTCCCCAGGG ACATGCCGGGTCCGCCGCCGCCCCCTCCCCACCACTCCAACCAGAGGCTCCCCCCCTCCGGCATGGGGGGCGACCATCCTCCGTGGGGGGGATCCCAGCACCCAGACTACGGGCCTCCGCCCCCCCACGGGTTCAACGGCCATTCGCCGCACGTGCGCCACCGGCAGCCCCCGGTTCCCGTCCAGGACGACCCCAGCCTGGTGCCCAACGTTCCCTACTTCGACCTTCCTGCCGGCCTCATGGCGCCGCTGGTCAAA CTGGAGGACTACGACTATAAACCTCTGGATCCAAAAGACATCCGCCTGCCACCCCCCATGCCCCCGAGCGAACGCCTGCTGGCCGCCGTGGAAGCCTTCTACAGCCCCCCCTCCCACGACCGGCCCCGCAACAG CGAAGGATGGGAACAGAACGGCCTGTACGAGTTCTTCCGGGCCAAGATGAGAGCGCGCAGAAAAAAAGGTCAAGAGAAGCGCAACAG CGTTCGTGTGAGCAGTCGTTCCAGGAGTCGCTCGGGCAGCCGGGGCAGATCCTCCTCGCCGTCCAGTTCTCGCTCCTCCAAGTCCAGGTCCAGGTCCAGGTCCAGGTCTCGCTCCTCACGCTCCCGAAGCCGCTCACGATCCTACTCGCGCTCCAG GTCCAGGAGTGGATCCAGGTCGTCGCGGAGTCGCTCTCGCTCCAGGTCGCGTTCACGCTCGCCCACCAGGAGGCGCCGAGGACATAAATCACGCAGCTCCTCACCACC CTCCACGTCGTCCGCCGGCGGCGCCGCCTCCTCCAAAGGCCCCCCCGACTCCCGCTTGGGCGAGGAGAACAAAGGACATCAGCTCCTCATGAAGATGG GCTGGAGTGGCTCTGGTGGTCTGGGTGCCAAGGAGCAGGGCATCCAGGACCCCATCAAAGGAGGCGACATCCGCGACAAGTGGGACCAGTACAAGGGCGTCGGCGTCTCCCTGGACGACCCCTACGAGAACTATCGCAGGAACAAGAGCTTCAACTTTGTGGCGCGCATGAAGGCGCGAGAGGAAG TGAACCGAGAACCTCAGGAGGCTCCTCCCGcggaatga